GGGGGAGAGAGCATTCTTCCtctaagtttttaaaattgtcacTGAAGTTTAtggctttttttattaaaaaaaaaattatattttattttatatatatatatatctcctctaaaattaattttctaattctcaattttttttccaccATTAAAAGTCTAGTTTATCCCTttgttgtaacttgtaagtgTCTACATTATGTTTCTAAGGATTCGtttgtttcaacataaaatgatttctgaaaaaataattttcttattttttggtgtttgatgcgatgtaaaataatagtttccatttgaccgaaaattcttctttaattttcaaaaaatgctttctatttttgaaaaccataaagcatttttcgagtttgagtatctcattctcaaatcaataGACTCAACCGAAAAGTTGTTGGGACTCGCCCAAGACCTTActgggacctgcccaagacctaATCGGAACTTGCTCGAGACCTATTCTGGACCTATTTGAGACTCCGTCAGGACTCTGCCAGGACCCAATCGAGACCTGACCGGGATCCCACCGGGACCCGTCCGAGATATCTTAGACAGGTCCCGATCGGGCCCCGTGCGTGTCACAGGCGGGTCTTGACCGGGTCCCCAATTGGTCCTAATCACGTCCCAACGGGACTTGGTTAGGACACTTCCAAGACCTGATCAggatattttcttaatttagagtttaatatcattgaatatatatatatataaaattgtgatttttcttATGCGGCAAACACCGTAAATGTTTTTCAGGAAATCATTTTTTCAGTCATTTTctgatgaaaaatattttacatcgaaacaatTATTACCAATTTAGACAGGTAATGTGACAGATTTCATATATGGAATAATCCATTTACCCAAGTAAATTTTGGGGTGATAGACTCCATATAGGACCTACCTACTCGAGTAAGTGGTCGgataactcaaaatttatttagacaaaTAAATCTCATATAGACTCTCTCGTATTATTTGTCCAAATGATTAATTAGCAATTAGGCATGTAATTGTTGTGGATCTCATGGATTTCAACAACTGGCCTCTTTCTGCCAAACTTTGGTGCTTACTGGCGATCGATGTGTGCATCCATTACtgacttttgggttaaaatctATCAATCTCATTGGATTAATTCAGTCTTCATCAAAAGCAAAAGCACCGTTCATAAAATTTCAACCAAATAAGCACAAATTAAAGGATAATCTCCCATCCTTTTTTAAATCTGCAAGGGATAAAATCTgtgcaaaaaatgaaaaatgaaacttGAAGATCATGACACATAAAAATCCACCATaatatagttttgtttttgcCTTTAAATTACACCAGGTCCCTCCCCTCAactctgatctctctctctccctctctataTATCTATGCGTTGACCATGGGTCAAACTTTTATGGCTCAAACTCCTCTTGGTTCTCCTCCTGCTTCTCGTACTCTTCCATGGAGTTGAACTCATTTGGATACATACTATTTACATAGTAGCCTTCATTTTTGGTGGTCTCCTTCCTTGTCTCGTACCCATTAAGATTGTTATTCTCATTGTTAACATGAAAATAATACTTCCCATTCTCCAAGAACCTCGTATCACTCATCCCTTGCCTCTCTGTCTGGTAGCCATTGTTGTTGTAGTTGTTGGAGTAGTAGCCATTGTTGTTGTAGTTGTTGGAGTAGCCGTTGCTGTTGTAGTTGGGTGTGTAGCcattgttgttattgttgttgttgctgttgtaGCCATTGTTGTTGTAATTGTTGCTGTTCTCATTGCTATTGTACAAGTTTGTTTTCGGATAGCCCGTCTCAAATCTTTTGCCGCTAAGCTCTCCGGTCAGAAATTCATCTTCAAACTTGGTGGGGGTGGCAGGTGTCTCTTTTGTTGGAGTGAATTCGCTAGAGCCACCACCGTAAAGTCCATACCTGTAATtagaatataaaattaaataattaaattcaacccttcttattagcttaaattttaaaataaatgataatttaacatagtatcataGCAGAAATCTTGAATTCAAACTCTAGTTTTGCCGTTCAGAGTTTGAATTCATcttttcctatcaacttaagctcaAGAAATAAGTAGTAGTTTAACAATACCCATTTTCACTTTCGGAGAAAGTTGGTGTTGGTGCTGGTGCTAATACTGCTTCTTCTGGTGCTGGTGCTGATGCTGGTGTTGGTGCCGGTGCCGGTGTACGAGCTTCAAAAATGGGGACTTGGGGTTCTTCGACATTGTTGTTATTGGCATTAGAATGGGTGAACTTGCTAAAGAACCTGCTTTCTCTAGCTTGAATTTGCAGAGAAGTGAAGAGCACTATAAACAAGAAGACAGAGAGATGCTTAGCAAAGGTAGCCATTAGGGAGAAAATAGACTCTAGCTATCGATGAAATTTTCATGTTCCCAACTGATCCCTTTATAGATCCATCTTCTCTATGCGGGTAATTATGCGGGGATTGAGGAAAGGCAAGCACTGTGGGGTAGGGAATATAATGGAATACAGTGCACGCTGCATGTGCATTTCATGAAAATGTCTAACAAGGGGGCACCTAATTATCTTTACTAAAAGAACAAGAAACACATCAAGAATGTTCATCTCTGAGAGTCCTGGTCAAAAGGGTTGCTTTTCCTctgttttactttttatttattattatttttttaaaaaaatttacaaaagaccCTTAAATTACCACGTGATTTGAAAAAACctccctaaattttaaaacttcttaatttcacccctgaactttcaatatAATGTAATCTACCTCCTTCGGTCAGTTTTTAgacgttaaaagtgatgaaacggcctttatacccttgaaacttttaaaaattttcaaatttacctttaatttcgaatggaaaataaaattaaaaacaaaaacaaaaattgaaggataatttggtcttttaaGTGATTTTCGTTAGCTTTAATGGTAAAAATTGACGGAGATGaatcaattgcatcaaattgaaagttcattgggtgaaattgagagtttttaaaatttgggaggaTCTTTTCAAAAGGCGTTATAGTTAAGGGGTCCTAAGTggagttatttttttattttttagccaCGAAAACAGACACCTCTATCTTTTGCTGTCTGAAATTAAGGATGGGGACCCTAGCCTCAGTCCTTCAGCAGTTTTGAGTTGGTTAGCCATCTCCCagaaagtaaaagagaaaagcagtcaaaaaagaaaatgaaagagaataaaaaaagaaaaaaaagtaaattaggAAATTCAGAATGATACAAGGTGAGAAATccctttgaaaaaaattctattaaaaaatggTGCTGTGGCTTACTTTATGACATTTGCAATACTTGCTTCTGGATTCTGGTAATCTATTTGGATACAAGAAAGTAGTAGTTttcattcttatttattttgctattttgttattttttttgttattttttttttttattgtttggattGAATTTCCTGGAGATATATTCtaggagaaaattcactttagccccttaaaattttaggggtttttcaatttgaaccctaatgtttaaaatttggcAAGAtacccctaatgtttcaaaaaatttcaattcagacctcccgttactaattttcgtctaattggacggaattcatcccacgtgcgtctcacatgggattttgatgcactctattctaattttgccttcattaaaacctatgaaataacataattaccctcattaaaacctatgaaattgagggtaattacgtaatttcataggttttaatgaggaaaaaattggaatagagggcatcaaattttcatgtgagacgcacgtgagatgattttcatccaattagaagaaaattagtaacggagcgtctaaattgaaaatttttgaaacattaaggtgtatattatcaatttttaaacattgtggttcgaattgaaaaactacTGAAACTTCatgagtaaagtgaatttaaccataTATTCTATATAGATTTGCCATCCAACAAAGGTCTAAAGAAATTGTCCaaactcaatctattaaattgagaTGTGTCTGAAAtacatgtgattctcacattcatttttaataagtgagaatCACATTCATTTTGGACACATGTAATAAATTTTCCAACCCATTTTATAAGAAACTTTGTCCCCCATTTATTTatgagaaaacaaagaaaaaataaattccaatttccaaacaacaaaatgaaaagGTAGAGTTTGTTTTATGACGTATCATTACTTAAAGGCTTGGTTGTTACTACTCCTTGATTACTTTTGTGAGTAATCTTGAAGGAATTCTTTCTTTTGGGGCAGCGTAATCACCGGAAtggttgaaaagaaaaagagattcctaagatttcaaattattattgtCCCttatttacataaaaataaaataaaaaataaacgatTATGATTGTCCCCATTTTGTTTGGTGAACATTTGACTTTAGATTGGAAGTCTGCTCCTGAAAAAGAGGCGAaattgtgacaaaaaaaaaagaaaaaaaaaaaaccactattGTGGGCTTGAGTTGGAGGGCCCAGccatgaaaaagaaatttatatctTTTTGAGTGCGAGAAAGTTCACgtacccttcaaactaccacctattTAACAATGTCttccttaaattttcaattgcgacaatgtcattcttaaactttcaattatgacaatgtctaccccaaactaccaaaacattgtcaatgtctcatCCAATAatgaaactacccttagtaaaataaaaacaaaaatactaaaatttatagaaaaaacttaaaactttcaaaaaaaaaaaaatcccgaGGAGTggccaatttttgttttgttttttttttttttgaaatcctttttataagaaaaaaactaaaaaattagattattttaaataaaaattgaaaattttggtttttatttttgttttataatctttttaaataaaaatttcctttttaaaaaaataaaaaaaatttcatttaaaaaaaaaaatctattttttttacttaaaattttttgttttataaaaaaattattattattattatttcgaatttataagagtatttttgtcttattgaaaaaccAAGTCGTCCCTTAAGGCTTAAAGGttaaaagttattattattttttttataagtacattACAAACGAGAagaactacaaaaaaacaaacaagaagagGGGGGGTTCCTTTCTACTGACAATCTGAGTTGTCTTTAAAGGGGAAGAGGAAAAGGGAATGCTACCAGAGTGAAATCTGGCTGCGGCCCAACGTGCCAAAGAGTGGGTACAGAAATTTGCACTTCAGTTAACCTTTTTAGCTTcttaaaaagaagcaaaatggaTAGAGTCTAAAGTTTCTTGGTGGAGGAGATCCTCCAATCTTGAGATAAATCTGGATGCTGGAGAGTTAGGATTACCACTTCAGAATCTGCTTCAAGAGTAAAACGattaagaagaagagaagaCGCTAGGGAAACCGCAAGACGAGCTGTCAAAGCTTCTCCAATATTTGGAGAGCAAGTTGGACTGATTTGGGAGATCATTTCAATAATCTGGCCTTGAGGATCACAACAAATTGCTGCCTGAGCTGAGAGAGGAATTTTCATGAGCTGAGAGAGGATCAAACAAAGCGTGAATGGAAGAAGTCTCCCAATTGGGGGAAAAAGGATTGATTAGATCCTTAATTTGAAGAGAAGGAAGATTTCGGTTGTTTGGGAATTTGGGCATAGGCTTGAAGGATGGAATGGTAGGGATCCAATTTGAGGACCAGATAGAGGTGGAAGAGGTCCTTGAGACCTTTAGGCAAGCTCCCGctgaaatatataatttgattttttgaatatcTTTCCAGAGCCAAGAAGCAGAAGAGGGATTGGGGGAGGaaataaaattctcatatttgatatatttattctGGAGCTATTTGACCAAAAGACAATCAGCATTTGATAACAGTTTCCAACCCAGCTTGGCAATAAGAGACAAACCAAAATCATGCATTCGACGAAATCCTAGCCCTCTGAAATTTCTCGAGAGACAAATGGAGCTCCATGATTTCAAGGAAAGATTTTTGGCTTTATCTTTTGGAAAACCCCACCAAAAGCTTTTGAAAGACCTATTAAGGGAAGAAGTCAAAAAGGAAGGGAGAAGGAAGGTACTCAGAGCATAAGGAGTTGTAGCTGCAACCGATTTAATAAGCACTGTACGACCAACATGAGACAAAGTCTTTGCTCGCCAACCCTCAATTTTGCCAGAAACCTTCTCCAAGATATCCTGAAAGCTGCTGTTTTGGATCTACCGAAGAAGAGCGAAAGACCAAGGTATTAGGAAGTCACCAAAGCCTACTTGTAGGGGAAAATGCCACGAATAATAGTGAGAGTAGAGGTGGCAGTATTTTTGCTAAAGTTGACAGAAGATTTAGAAACATTGATAACCTGTCCAAACCAAAGACAGTATTTGTCCAAGCAAGATTTCATAATAACTACCTCTGAAGAAGTGGCTTTAACAAAGATAATGAGATCATCCGCAACCAAGAGATGCGTAATCGGGGAGCAATTACGAGTAATCTTGATACCTTTAAGAAGGTCATGAGACTCTTGACGAAGAAGAAGTCGAAAAATGACTTCTGTGCCAAGAATAAATAGAAAGGGAGATAAGGGATACCCTTGACGAAGCCCTCTAGCTGGGCTGAAGATACCAACGGGCCTTCCGATGATGAGAATGGAGAAGGAGGGAGAAGTGATGCAAATTCGAATCCAGTTGATCCAAGTTGAATGAAACCCTAGCTTTGATAGAATAACTAGAACAAAATTCTATTCCATTCGATCAAAGGCCTTTtccatatcaatttaatagccATAAGTCCTCATCGCCCTCTCTTGGACTTGAGAGAATAAAGAAGTTCATGAGCCATAATGGTATTATCTTGAATATTCCTGGAAGGAACAAAGGCAGCTTGATAAGGAGAAATAAAGTGATGAAGCAAACCTTTGAATTGATTGGTCAGGAACTTTGAAATAATCTTGTAGATAATATTACACAAGTTAGTAGGTCTAAAATGATCAACAGAAGAAGGACCCAATCGTTTGGGAATGAGAGCAATAAAAGAGTGATTTTGCTCTTTTAGAAGATGGCTATTCCCGAAAAAGTCTTAGATGCTTGAAAGCACCACATCTTTAACCGTGCTCCAATATTTCTTATAAAAGAGAGCAATAAACCCATCAGGGCCAGGAGCTTTTGTAGAACCAATACTGGATAAGATAGAGAAAATTTCTTCTTCCAAAGGAATGGCACAAATAGAATCATTTTCCACAGAAGAGATACAATTATCAAAGAGCGATAGTAGGTCTTCATCTAAGTTAGGAATAGAAGAGGAAAATAAACActtgaaatgagaggtaaaaCAATTACCAATTTCAAGTCTATCAGAAGTCTAGTCCCTAGAAGGCATTTTTAAGAAATCAATTGCATTCCTTCTTCTTTTGATAATAGTAGAAGTATGGAAGAACTTCGTGTTCAAATCTTTACACGGTGCGTGGAGGTGTCTTGGTGATTAGGCGAAAGGTCTGCTATATAACTAGTACTCATGGCTGACAACCCATAACTTGTACGCTCTCCAATGTCCACATTCTGGAGAGTGTGGAGGAAGGGATGCGGGGTTGGTAGACTGAGGAAAACactggttgaaaaaaaaaaaaaaaaaaagataagggtGGTCAATTACAGTGGACTCCAAAACAATTGAGGGCACTCCTTTCCTTCAGCCTTCAAAGGAAGAGGCTACATGAATCATGGGTGAGTGATGTATTTCTTGCCGCCAATAGCGCTTTGTGAGGGCCACGTGAATTAAACGACTctttcaaacaaagaaaaagattttcGCAAGATGTTTGATTCCACTTGTTAATATGGTGCCTTTCATTGTTTTGACACTTGTCTCTCTTCTTAGTACTTCttgttttacttcttctttAGTTGGTGATTTCCATGCCTTAGTCATACTTAAAAAAGGATTTGAATTCTCCACCTCCATTGTAAATACTCGGAATTCTTGGAGTCCTAGCTTAGTTTGTTCCAGGGCTGGAATTCAATGCTCTAGGGGATGTGTTGTTTCAGTGGACTCAACAGGGTTGAATATGAACAGCTGTGTGTCACCtcaaatttcataatttgaCCAGCTTACTAACCTTTCTCTTGAAAGTAATCGATTCACAAGTACCCTTGAGATTGCGAATTTTAGCAGTCTTCGATGGGTAAACATCTCATCCAACCTTTTCAATGGCAGCTTGGATTGGAACTACTCCACATAGATTCTTCTTGAATAAGAAGATCATCCagagttttttgaatttttacttcTAAATCATGGGATTGAGTAGAAGGCACAGATTGCTGAATGAAATCAAGCTGCTGCAGAGTTGAAGCAAtccatttttgaatattttcaaaGTGGGTGGAATTCCATGCTTTAAGAGCAGCCTTGGTAGCTTTGAGTTTCTTAGCTAGGATGAAGGGGGGGGGGTGCATTGAAGAGAGATATCAAAGCATTAGAAATAACCGAACCACAAGAGGGGTCATACGtccaaaattcttcaaaccTAAAAGGTCTAGGTAAATAAAGATTTGAAGGAGTTGTATCCAAAATGATTGGATTGTGATCAGAGGAATGTGCAGGGAGGTGCTGAACAAAGAAGTCAGGAAATAAATGAATCCATTGAGGATTTGCTATTCCTTGATCAAGGCGCTCCTTTATAAGATGGTGACCTTGTCACCTATTTGACCAAGTGAATGGGTTACCAGAAAACCCTAGGTCAATCATACCGAAAGAATCCAGATAGCTATGAAAATTTATAGCCAAGGCCCAATATAATCCTTACCCGCATCCAACAGAGAATTCCAAAAACcagatttatttttatgtacTGGGGGACCACAAATACATGGAAGTAAACAAGGAGAGTTAAGAGGATCAGAGTAGCACAAA
This window of the Corylus avellana chromosome ca5, CavTom2PMs-1.0 genome carries:
- the LOC132182621 gene encoding protein E6, which gives rise to MATFAKHLSVFLFIVLFTSLQIQARESRFFSKFTHSNANNNNVEEPQVPIFEARTPAPAPTPASAPAPEEAVLAPAPTPTFSESENGYGLYGGGSSEFTPTKETPATPTKFEDEFLTGELSGKRFETGYPKTNLYNSNENSNNYNNNGYNSNNNNNNNGYTPNYNSNGYSNNYNNNGYYSNNYNNNGYQTERQGMSDTRFLENGKYYFHVNNENNNLNGYETRKETTKNEGYYVNSMYPNEFNSMEEYEKQEENQEEFEP